A stretch of Acidobacteriota bacterium DNA encodes these proteins:
- a CDS encoding tetratricopeptide repeat protein, whose product MLQAKLFMLPLAALSLCAITFATASAQPGRESRTLPNMVSISGQVRLPQNTEAAEMILVTLESRRGGIVAQVRTDRTGKFKFSGIGTGQYKVVIRHPGYQEIQREIDLETVTSEYVQFQLVPEKSASAPTAPNSLLVNAAIPPEAQKEFDQGQTDLKDNKTLQNGIAHLEKAISLYPKFLEAHLLLGTAYITSKQLDKAEHELHKTLEIDPKVIAAYFALGDVYRQKQKYPDAEKVLLDGLKLEPKSPLGHFTLGQVYFAKGDITKAGPEVGQALQLKPDYAEAYLLAGNLFLKARNANSALQMYEQYLRLEPKGEYAQQAREMTEKIKKALAEKKQ is encoded by the coding sequence ATGCTTCAGGCAAAATTGTTCATGCTGCCATTGGCTGCGTTGTCGCTCTGCGCAATCACTTTTGCAACGGCTTCTGCACAACCGGGACGAGAATCGCGTACGTTGCCAAACATGGTTTCCATCAGCGGGCAGGTTCGTTTACCTCAAAACACAGAGGCGGCTGAGATGATTTTGGTGACCCTGGAAAGTCGAAGAGGGGGCATTGTCGCGCAGGTCAGAACGGATCGTACCGGAAAGTTCAAATTCAGCGGCATCGGAACCGGACAATACAAAGTCGTGATTCGCCATCCTGGATATCAGGAAATTCAACGCGAAATTGATTTGGAAACGGTCACCAGCGAATACGTGCAATTCCAGCTTGTTCCGGAAAAATCCGCCTCCGCGCCAACCGCGCCTAATTCCTTGCTGGTCAACGCCGCAATTCCCCCGGAAGCGCAAAAAGAATTCGATCAGGGACAAACCGATCTGAAAGACAATAAAACGTTGCAAAACGGCATCGCCCACCTGGAAAAGGCAATCAGTTTGTACCCAAAATTCCTGGAAGCCCATTTGCTGCTGGGCACGGCATACATTACCAGTAAACAACTGGATAAGGCCGAACACGAGTTGCATAAGACGCTTGAAATTGATCCTAAAGTGATCGCAGCATATTTCGCTTTAGGCGATGTGTATCGCCAAAAACAGAAATATCCCGACGCCGAAAAAGTTTTGCTGGATGGATTGAAGCTGGAACCGAAATCGCCTTTGGGGCATTTCACACTGGGACAGGTGTATTTCGCGAAAGGCGATATTACAAAAGCAGGACCCGAAGTCGGCCAGGCGTTGCAATTGAAACCGGATTACGCCGAAGCCTATTTGCTGGCTGGAAATTTATTCCTCAAAGCGCGTAACGCCAACAGCGCTCTACAAATGTACGAACAATATCTTAGATTGGAACCGAAAGGTGAATATGCGCAACAAGCGCGTGAAATGACGGAAAAGATCAAAAAGGCGTTGGCTGAAAAGAAGCAATAA
- a CDS encoding 3-oxoacyl-ACP reductase FabG — MAAQYDLRGKVALVTGASSGIGRETALALARNGAAVIVNYLHNEHGAMETVGLIQAMRRNAIAVRADVSQRVDVLRMIGETVDNFGGLDILVNNAGSLVKLMPIEDCTDEVWDAVMGVNLKGVFLCTQAVIPYLKEKGRGRIINISSGAVEFGGMAMSLPYAAAKAAVNTFTKGLAKELGQYNITVNAVSPGIIMTPIHDQFSRPEWLQQAISTTPLQRAGGPEEVAELIAFLASDEASFITGEVLGIDGGR; from the coding sequence ATGGCTGCACAATATGATCTTAGAGGAAAAGTCGCGCTCGTCACCGGAGCGAGTTCCGGCATTGGACGCGAAACCGCATTGGCGCTGGCTCGCAACGGAGCCGCCGTCATCGTCAATTACCTCCACAATGAACACGGCGCGATGGAAACCGTCGGTTTGATCCAAGCCATGCGCCGCAATGCCATCGCCGTCCGAGCCGACGTGTCTCAACGTGTAGACGTTCTGCGAATGATCGGCGAAACCGTGGACAACTTCGGCGGGCTGGACATTCTGGTCAACAACGCCGGAAGCCTGGTTAAATTGATGCCGATTGAAGATTGCACCGACGAAGTCTGGGACGCGGTGATGGGCGTCAATCTAAAAGGCGTTTTTCTCTGCACGCAAGCCGTCATTCCCTACCTGAAAGAAAAAGGCCGAGGCCGCATCATCAACATCTCTTCCGGCGCAGTGGAGTTTGGCGGAATGGCAATGTCGCTTCCCTATGCCGCCGCCAAAGCCGCTGTCAACACTTTCACCAAAGGCCTGGCGAAAGAACTCGGCCAATACAACATCACGGTCAACGCCGTTTCTCCCGGCATCATTATGACTCCGATTCACGACCAGTTTTCGCGCCCGGAATGGCTGCAACAAGCGATTTCAACAACACCACTCCAACGCGCAGGCGGCCCCGAAGAAGTCGCCGAACTCATCGCCTTCCTGGCTTCCGATGAAGCAAGTTTTATTACTGGTGAAGTTTTGGGAATTGATGGCGGGAGGTAA
- a CDS encoding SprT-like domain-containing protein encodes MIAGESLLKMHFAEAFRQITKRTDLPEIHIAFYKFAGLNHTIRIRNQRVYVRLSEIIRDAPSQVHRALAFILVGKLFNKRIGTEYQNLYRQYAYHPDIQRKSDLAKQERGRKFVSGAIGRAFNLDQIFARLNRRYFNGELPHVTLTWSARKSKRILGHHDYVHDTIVISRLLDNPEVPELVLEFVLYHEMLHMKHAPKVVNGRRVYHSAAFRADERRFEHYDAVQAALDKLTSRK; translated from the coding sequence ATGATTGCAGGCGAAAGTTTGTTGAAGATGCATTTTGCAGAGGCTTTTCGCCAGATCACGAAGCGTACGGATCTGCCGGAAATCCATATCGCGTTTTATAAATTCGCCGGGTTGAACCACACGATTCGCATTCGCAATCAGCGGGTTTATGTTCGGTTGTCGGAGATTATACGGGATGCCCCATCCCAGGTGCATCGCGCATTGGCCTTCATCCTGGTCGGCAAATTGTTTAACAAACGCATCGGCACGGAGTACCAAAACCTTTACCGGCAATACGCTTACCATCCGGATATTCAGCGAAAATCCGATCTGGCAAAACAAGAGCGAGGTCGAAAATTTGTCAGCGGCGCCATCGGACGCGCATTTAATTTGGATCAGATTTTTGCCCGACTGAATCGGCGATATTTCAACGGCGAATTGCCACACGTCACCCTGACCTGGAGCGCTCGAAAATCCAAACGGATTTTGGGACATCACGATTACGTTCATGACACGATTGTCATCAGCCGGTTGCTGGATAACCCCGAAGTGCCGGAATTAGTGCTTGAATTTGTGCTTTACCATGAGATGCTGCACATGAAACACGCCCCGAAAGTCGTCAATGGACGACGAGTTTATCATTCGGCTGCCTTTCGAGCCGACGAGCGCCGGTTTGAACATTACGACGCAGTTCAGGCAGCGCTGGATAAACTGACCAGTCGAAAATAG
- a CDS encoding PIN domain-containing protein, translated as MNLENGGLARPVCFVDSNIWLYTFLEGQDKTKSDLAKQAIQQNDTAISTQVINEVCVNLIRKAGFDETKVQALVADFYSRFTVVAINRQELLKASELRLRHKFSYWDSLIVACALAANATILYSEDMDTSLVVEGRLQIINPLVD; from the coding sequence ATGAACCTTGAAAATGGCGGTCTGGCCAGGCCGGTTTGTTTTGTTGATAGCAACATCTGGCTTTATACGTTTCTGGAAGGACAGGACAAAACCAAGTCCGATCTGGCCAAGCAGGCGATCCAGCAGAATGACACGGCCATTAGCACTCAAGTCATCAACGAAGTTTGTGTCAACCTGATCAGAAAAGCAGGCTTTGACGAAACAAAAGTCCAGGCTCTGGTTGCTGACTTTTATAGCCGTTTCACTGTCGTAGCAATAAACCGCCAAGAATTGCTGAAAGCTTCAGAACTGCGACTTCGCCACAAATTTTCTTACTGGGATAGTTTGATCGTTGCCTGTGCGTTGGCTGCAAATGCAACAATTCTTTACTCCGAAGATATGGATACTTCGCTTGTTGTCGAAGGACGGCTGCAAATCATCAACCCTCTTGTTGATTGA
- a CDS encoding HRDC domain-containing protein: MRALPYEYLIDPGDVRAAMAAFANQPIIGLDTETFMDFSVRQNRLSLLQLASPTGEVIIVDALTAGVEETRGLIEDPAAMMAAHSARFDYGVLRGAGFDVAGLVDTLKLAKRALRLKSFSLASVSEHLFGVSLDKSYQLSNWGKRPLSREQLNYAALDAQIALEVFQELTARLESSGRLEKALHDARILPNDPASHHNQPYGKKKEPPVELRPLTAEERRIYERLRAWRRQLATQESVPAYMICQDKTLEHLAIVRPQTKEELARIYGLAESKIERYGADMLSQLVQQ; encoded by the coding sequence ATGAGAGCACTTCCTTACGAATATCTGATTGATCCGGGAGATGTACGAGCGGCGATGGCGGCGTTTGCCAACCAGCCGATCATCGGACTGGACACGGAAACATTCATGGATTTTTCGGTTCGGCAAAATCGGCTGAGTTTGCTGCAACTGGCGTCGCCTACCGGAGAAGTCATTATCGTGGATGCGCTGACCGCCGGGGTGGAAGAAACTCGCGGGTTGATTGAGGACCCGGCGGCGATGATGGCGGCTCACAGCGCACGATTTGATTATGGTGTGCTGCGCGGGGCGGGATTTGACGTTGCGGGGTTGGTGGACACTCTCAAATTGGCGAAGCGGGCTTTGCGGTTGAAATCTTTCAGTCTGGCATCGGTTTCGGAGCATCTGTTCGGAGTGAGTTTGGATAAATCGTACCAGCTCAGTAATTGGGGCAAACGCCCCTTAAGCAGGGAACAGTTGAATTATGCGGCTCTGGACGCGCAGATTGCTTTGGAGGTTTTTCAGGAACTCACCGCGCGGCTGGAATCATCAGGCCGATTGGAAAAAGCCTTGCACGATGCGCGAATTCTGCCAAACGATCCAGCTTCACATCACAACCAGCCTTACGGGAAGAAAAAGGAGCCGCCGGTTGAGCTTCGCCCTTTGACTGCGGAAGAAAGGCGAATTTATGAACGATTGCGTGCTTGGCGTCGCCAGTTGGCTACTCAGGAAAGTGTGCCTGCCTACATGATCTGCCAGGACAAAACGCTGGAGCATCTGGCCATCGTCCGACCGCAAACCAAGGAAGAGTTGGCCAGGATTTATGGGCTTGCCGAATCGAAGATTGAACGATACGGCGCGGATATGCTCAGCCAGTTGGTCCAGCAGTGA
- a CDS encoding toxin-antitoxin system HicB family antitoxin, protein MSAITINVPDSLFDKLKEVVAKDRSTPEQFALLAVAEKLSSVVTVEYLEERAKRAKLERFEQLLAKVPDVEPEEGDRLL, encoded by the coding sequence ATGAGTGCAATTACCATCAATGTTCCCGACTCGCTTTTCGACAAGCTCAAAGAAGTGGTCGCCAAAGATCGAAGCACACCCGAACAATTTGCATTGCTCGCCGTGGCTGAGAAATTATCAAGCGTCGTGACCGTCGAGTATCTGGAAGAAAGAGCGAAACGGGCAAAGCTGGAAAGGTTTGAGCAGTTGCTGGCTAAAGTGCCAGATGTAGAGCCAGAAGAAGGCGACCGACTCTTGTAG
- a CDS encoding TonB-dependent receptor, which translates to MPRLFTNQITFESAILAKGGSDESKEVVMGRTSFFIKSLRPVSAFLFVLCLAFAGFAQDIATKGGISGRVTDANGAVLVKAKVTVSGPTGDRVVETNSDGEFEVQNLIPGNYKVKAEVSGFKSISVPNIEVYVGKTSTLKLTLEAGNITEVVEVTAGTATVDTTSTAIGSNLNDQLYENLPLQRNVQSLFYLAPGATDSLGGGRANPSISGGSALDNLYIADGVNITDSAFGGLGVFSRSYGTLGVGINTSYIKEVQVKTGGFEPQFGQSQGGIVNIITKSGTNEYHGTLFGYFQPESFEAERKQPDDQLVNKVGKLLHNEGYDAGFDVGGPVPGLKDKLFFFGSFNPSVQRTIVRGAEGSGLRTIYGDQTHRGFYTKNYAFKLDYNITPSHQVNFSIFGDPTTSNVAPFASLNIDNTTANSKLDYGTRNIAVRYNGSLSSTWTVNASFSQGHNTFDELGFADVHQIIDRTNAARGNYTAVGRGFYEPTDGKTYRATIDTQKQVSFWGTHTASIGYNFQRAFYSGLRERSGAKYIIPATNSDGSLKISALAVGQPTNAAFSLRSAGAVATSTCTLCPVLTVNGQDLRVYLRQDRGEFGTPSFETESKYHSAYAQDTWKINRFITALLGYRWEQERLVGSPGLTGARLNYVFSGNWSPRFGVTVDPFGKGKTKVYYNYGRFHEYIPLDLAERSLSAEKDFTTAVFAPDYTVVNGVRRAVINQFGTVTPVLDSAHMINRAAGGVALSPVVSAQDPTNPILPGTKLGYTNEHLVGFEQQLPGNMVVSVRYIDRKIGRIVEDAAVVSPEGAAFFGQTYFIGNINSKTDAAVNPVSYKFAVGAPVPSQCDPDLVTEVFDFTGKSLGNVCYAALGKNGQPAGDPGADGVPDGFPDPVRNYRAVEIELNKRFSNNWQLLSNWRIAKLEGNFEGHFRNDNGQTDPAISSLFDFTAGEFGLLGDQFAVGPLNTDRRHIVNIYGNYAFGEKTLGKSFRGLNLGAGIHLESGVPLSEYLAHPVYLNAGEVPVGGRGKLGRTPFYGRLDLHADYPFHFGERWKLTLVGDFFNVTNNQEIRLSSQFRESTAGQLNPDFGKPTIYHPPFNMRLGLKLDF; encoded by the coding sequence ATGCCTAGACTTTTTACCAACCAAATCACGTTTGAATCCGCCATCCTGGCCAAGGGCGGTTCTGACGAATCTAAGGAGGTAGTCATGGGTAGAACCAGCTTTTTCATCAAAAGCTTAAGGCCGGTTAGCGCCTTCCTGTTTGTTCTTTGCCTGGCCTTTGCTGGGTTTGCACAAGATATCGCCACCAAAGGCGGAATCAGTGGACGCGTGACAGACGCCAATGGCGCTGTACTTGTCAAAGCCAAGGTCACCGTCAGCGGCCCAACTGGCGATCGCGTCGTGGAAACGAATTCAGATGGTGAGTTCGAAGTTCAAAACCTGATTCCGGGAAATTACAAAGTTAAGGCGGAAGTTTCGGGCTTCAAGTCTATTTCCGTGCCCAACATTGAGGTTTACGTAGGAAAAACCTCCACATTGAAACTCACTCTGGAAGCAGGCAACATCACTGAAGTTGTAGAGGTTACTGCCGGCACGGCCACGGTGGACACCACCAGCACTGCCATCGGCTCCAATCTCAACGATCAGCTTTATGAAAATCTGCCACTTCAACGAAATGTTCAGAGCCTGTTCTATCTTGCACCTGGTGCGACTGACAGTTTGGGCGGTGGACGCGCAAATCCTTCAATCTCTGGAGGCTCAGCCCTCGACAATTTGTATATTGCTGACGGCGTAAACATTACCGATTCTGCGTTTGGTGGTTTGGGAGTATTCTCTCGCAGCTACGGCACATTGGGAGTGGGAATCAACACTTCTTACATCAAGGAAGTCCAAGTCAAAACGGGTGGCTTTGAACCACAATTTGGACAGTCCCAAGGTGGCATCGTCAACATCATCACCAAATCCGGAACCAATGAATATCACGGCACCCTGTTTGGTTATTTTCAGCCAGAATCCTTCGAAGCAGAACGCAAACAACCCGACGACCAGCTTGTTAACAAAGTCGGAAAGCTTCTTCACAATGAAGGGTATGACGCGGGCTTCGATGTGGGCGGTCCCGTTCCCGGATTGAAAGATAAACTTTTCTTCTTCGGATCGTTCAATCCATCCGTTCAACGCACGATCGTTCGTGGGGCGGAAGGTTCTGGATTGCGCACCATTTATGGCGATCAAACGCATCGCGGGTTCTACACCAAGAACTATGCCTTCAAACTCGACTACAACATCACGCCGAGCCATCAGGTCAATTTCTCAATCTTCGGCGATCCGACAACATCAAACGTCGCACCGTTTGCATCGCTGAACATTGACAATACAACCGCCAACAGCAAGCTTGATTATGGTACGCGAAACATTGCCGTTCGCTATAACGGATCGCTTTCCTCTACCTGGACGGTGAACGCTTCGTTTAGCCAGGGACACAATACGTTTGATGAACTGGGCTTTGCCGATGTTCATCAGATTATTGATCGCACCAATGCAGCTCGCGGCAACTACACTGCCGTCGGGCGCGGTTTTTACGAACCGACTGACGGGAAAACGTACCGCGCCACAATTGACACTCAGAAACAGGTTTCTTTCTGGGGCACGCATACAGCCAGTATCGGCTATAACTTCCAGCGCGCTTTCTATTCGGGCTTGCGCGAACGCAGCGGAGCCAAATACATCATTCCGGCAACCAATTCTGATGGTTCGCTGAAGATTTCCGCTCTTGCGGTCGGACAACCGACAAATGCGGCGTTCTCGCTCAGGTCGGCGGGGGCGGTCGCCACTTCGACTTGTACGCTTTGCCCAGTTTTGACCGTCAATGGTCAGGACCTGCGCGTGTATCTGCGTCAAGATCGCGGGGAATTCGGCACCCCATCGTTTGAAACCGAATCGAAATACCATTCCGCTTATGCCCAGGACACCTGGAAAATCAATCGGTTCATCACTGCGCTGCTTGGTTATAGATGGGAACAGGAACGTTTGGTCGGCAGCCCCGGCTTGACGGGCGCGCGGCTGAATTATGTCTTTTCCGGCAACTGGTCGCCTCGCTTCGGCGTGACGGTTGATCCGTTTGGCAAAGGCAAGACCAAGGTTTACTACAACTATGGTCGTTTTCACGAATACATTCCGCTGGATTTGGCTGAGCGTTCCCTGTCAGCCGAGAAAGATTTCACCACAGCGGTGTTTGCGCCCGATTACACAGTTGTGAACGGCGTTCGCCGGGCTGTCATCAATCAATTTGGAACAGTCACGCCAGTGCTCGACTCGGCTCATATGATCAATAGAGCAGCCGGTGGCGTGGCTCTTTCCCCGGTGGTTTCTGCTCAAGATCCGACCAACCCCATCCTGCCCGGGACCAAGCTGGGTTATACCAACGAGCATCTGGTTGGATTCGAGCAACAATTGCCAGGCAACATGGTCGTTTCGGTGCGTTACATTGATCGCAAGATCGGTCGTATTGTCGAAGACGCCGCCGTGGTTTCTCCTGAAGGCGCTGCCTTCTTCGGCCAGACCTACTTCATCGGCAACATCAACTCGAAAACCGATGCGGCGGTCAACCCTGTTTCCTATAAATTTGCGGTCGGCGCTCCTGTTCCGTCGCAGTGCGATCCCGATCTGGTTACGGAAGTGTTCGACTTCACGGGCAAATCGCTTGGCAATGTTTGTTACGCGGCGCTTGGAAAGAACGGTCAACCGGCGGGCGATCCCGGCGCAGACGGCGTACCGGACGGTTTCCCCGACCCGGTTCGCAACTATCGCGCAGTTGAAATCGAACTCAACAAGCGGTTTTCCAACAATTGGCAGTTGTTGTCGAACTGGCGAATTGCCAAACTCGAAGGCAACTTCGAAGGCCATTTCCGCAATGACAACGGTCAAACCGACCCTGCGATCAGTTCGCTGTTCGATTTCACGGCCGGTGAATTCGGACTGCTCGGCGATCAATTCGCCGTCGGTCCGCTCAACACCGATCGTCGCCATATCGTCAACATCTATGGCAACTATGCCTTTGGTGAAAAGACGCTGGGCAAGAGCTTCCGTGGATTGAACCTCGGCGCTGGCATCCACCTGGAATCCGGCGTTCCGCTGAGTGAATACCTGGCTCACCCGGTATATCTCAATGCCGGTGAAGTTCCCGTTGGCGGTCGCGGCAAACTTGGACGCACACCGTTTTACGGTCGTCTGGATTTGCATGCCGATTATCCATTCCACTTCGGCGAACGCTGGAAACTCACGCTGGTTGGCGATTTCTTCAACGTCACCAACAACCAGGAAATCCGGTTGTCGAGCCAGTTCCGCGAAAGCACCGCGGGTCAGTTGAATCCGGATTTCGGCAAGCCCACGATTTATCATCCGCCGTTTAACATGCGGTTGGGTTTGAAACTGGATTTCTAA
- a CDS encoding class I SAM-dependent methyltransferase, with the protein MERLAGRARELALVEAHVEQGEQPWRELMAQERLDDLRRFVSQGRLLEIGCSTGEMLAAACDSFEVFGVEADAASSRIARERGLHCFNGALADAKFADASFDVAALYHVIEHFPGPRAELMELARILKPGGWLVVETPNIANLWFRLLGERWRQFIPDHLFFFTPQTITRLCEETGFEIIELRRVGKLMSLRLFISRIGRYHQPTARLLSATSRKIGVDDRTIRLNLGDVMRLYARKK; encoded by the coding sequence ATGGAACGTTTGGCCGGGCGCGCTCGCGAGTTGGCATTGGTTGAAGCGCACGTTGAACAAGGAGAACAGCCGTGGCGCGAATTGATGGCGCAAGAGCGATTGGACGATTTGAGGCGATTTGTTTCTCAGGGAAGGTTATTGGAAATCGGCTGTTCCACAGGAGAAATGTTGGCGGCAGCATGTGATTCGTTTGAAGTGTTCGGCGTCGAAGCCGATGCCGCCAGCAGCCGAATTGCACGCGAGCGCGGATTGCACTGTTTCAACGGCGCGTTGGCCGATGCAAAGTTCGCCGATGCGAGTTTTGACGTCGCGGCGCTTTATCACGTGATAGAGCATTTCCCCGGCCCGCGTGCCGAACTAATGGAGCTAGCTCGCATTCTTAAACCGGGTGGCTGGCTGGTCGTCGAAACTCCCAATATCGCCAATCTATGGTTTCGATTATTGGGAGAGCGTTGGCGGCAATTCATTCCCGATCACCTGTTCTTCTTCACTCCACAAACCATAACGCGATTGTGTGAAGAAACAGGCTTTGAAATTATCGAGCTTCGGCGCGTCGGCAAATTGATGAGCCTGCGCCTGTTTATCAGTCGAATTGGCCGTTATCATCAGCCGACGGCTCGCCTGTTGTCGGCCACCAGCAGGAAGATAGGGGTTGATGACCGGACAATCAGGCTGAACCTCGGCGATGTGATGCGGCTGTATGCGCGCAAAAAATAG
- a CDS encoding glycosyltransferase family 4 protein gives MHIGIDAHAIGAQQGGNETYIRGLIRALAAIDDRNRYTIYLAEVDAAAEWRETFVRRHPNFEVQLLPKPTPLVRVPVFLTYELRHRPVDVLHVQYTAPPFCPIPVVATIHDLAFEHLPETFTRRGSLQLKLTVRRTAQKAARIATVSEYSRQDLLRTYKLPPEKVAVTYNGVEPHFTPQTQFNEAVELKQQFGIDRDFLLAVGSLQPRKNLVRLIRAYTKLRAENESFSPQLVIVGRKLWLAEEIFAEIRRQRWAKDVILTGYVSDQDLPKLYRQATAFVYPSLFEGFGLPPVEAMACGTPVITSDVSSLPEVTGKAALLIDPQNQASIELALLQITRDQELREQLRELGIEQAKKFTWQAAAEKTLRLYQESFEARR, from the coding sequence ATGCATATTGGAATTGACGCGCATGCCATCGGCGCACAGCAAGGTGGAAATGAAACGTACATTCGCGGGTTAATTCGGGCGCTGGCTGCAATTGACGACCGGAACCGGTACACGATTTACCTGGCAGAAGTGGATGCTGCGGCGGAATGGCGCGAAACATTTGTCCGGCGACATCCGAATTTTGAAGTTCAGTTATTGCCGAAACCGACGCCATTGGTCCGCGTGCCGGTGTTCCTGACCTATGAATTGCGACATCGCCCGGTGGATGTGCTTCACGTGCAATACACCGCGCCGCCGTTTTGTCCCATTCCTGTCGTTGCAACGATTCACGATCTGGCGTTTGAGCATCTGCCGGAGACCTTCACCCGGCGGGGTTCGCTCCAATTGAAATTGACGGTTCGCCGCACGGCGCAGAAAGCTGCGCGAATCGCCACTGTGTCGGAGTATTCGCGACAGGATTTGTTGCGGACCTATAAGCTGCCGCCGGAAAAAGTCGCCGTTACGTACAACGGCGTTGAACCTCATTTCACACCGCAAACGCAGTTCAATGAAGCCGTTGAACTCAAACAACAATTTGGTATTGACCGAGATTTCTTGTTGGCGGTGGGAAGCCTGCAACCGCGAAAAAATCTGGTACGGCTGATTCGCGCCTACACAAAGTTACGAGCCGAAAACGAATCTTTTTCGCCGCAACTGGTCATTGTTGGCCGCAAATTATGGTTGGCGGAAGAAATCTTTGCCGAAATCCGGCGACAACGTTGGGCGAAAGATGTGATTTTGACCGGCTATGTCAGCGACCAGGATTTGCCGAAGCTTTATCGCCAGGCGACGGCGTTTGTGTATCCGTCGTTGTTTGAAGGATTTGGCTTGCCGCCGGTGGAGGCAATGGCCTGCGGAACTCCGGTCATAACCAGTGATGTTTCCAGCTTGCCGGAAGTGACGGGCAAAGCGGCGCTGCTGATTGACCCTCAGAATCAAGCCTCGATTGAACTGGCATTGCTACAAATCACGCGCGATCAGGAATTGCGAGAGCAATTGCGGGAATTGGGGATTGAGCAAGCCAAAAAATTTACCTGGCAGGCGGCGGCGGAAAAAACACTTCGGCTTTACCAGGAAAGCTTCGAGGCGAGGCGCTGA
- a CDS encoding replication-associated recombination protein A has product MRARAADASAPLAERMRPRSLEEFVGQEHLLASGKLLRRLIEEDRLTSLVFWGPPGTGKTTLAQIIAQRTASDFVPFSAVTSGIKEIKQVMNEAAELKIRLQRRTVLFVDEIHRFNRAQQDAFLPYVENGTIILIGATTENPSFEINSALLSRLKVFVLHQLTDDEVVKILQQALTDTERGLGKLHAEITEEQLQKLASFTGGDARTALNTLELAALSAKADADNQRIISDEDLQEALQRASALYDKTGEQHYNLISAFIKSIRNSDADATVYWLARMIEGGEDPMYIARRIVHHASEDIGLADPQALPITVAAMQATHLIGLPEAKYALAEAAIYLARAPKSNKVAMAYETAAEDARVTQAEPVPLHLRNAPTGLMKGLGYGKDYRYAHDYEDAKTDMICLPEKLKGKTYFEK; this is encoded by the coding sequence ATGCGCGCCAGGGCTGCGGACGCCTCCGCGCCGCTGGCTGAACGCATGCGCCCGCGCAGTTTGGAGGAATTCGTCGGGCAGGAACATTTGCTGGCATCGGGCAAACTGCTGCGGCGATTGATCGAGGAGGATCGGCTGACTTCGCTGGTGTTTTGGGGGCCACCTGGCACAGGCAAAACCACGCTGGCGCAAATCATTGCGCAGCGAACGGCTTCGGACTTCGTTCCTTTTAGCGCCGTCACTTCCGGCATCAAGGAAATCAAACAGGTGATGAACGAAGCCGCAGAGTTAAAAATAAGGCTGCAACGTCGGACAGTCCTGTTTGTGGATGAAATTCATCGTTTTAACCGCGCACAACAGGACGCCTTTTTGCCGTACGTCGAAAACGGAACGATCATTTTGATTGGAGCGACAACCGAAAACCCTTCGTTTGAAATCAACTCGGCGCTGTTGTCGCGGTTGAAGGTTTTCGTGCTCCACCAACTGACGGATGACGAGGTCGTCAAAATCCTGCAACAAGCCCTGACCGATACGGAACGCGGACTCGGCAAGCTGCACGCGGAAATCACAGAAGAACAATTGCAGAAACTGGCCAGCTTCACTGGCGGAGATGCCCGCACGGCGCTGAACACTTTGGAACTGGCGGCGCTGTCGGCAAAGGCTGACGCCGATAATCAACGGATCATCTCCGACGAAGATTTACAGGAAGCTTTGCAACGCGCTTCGGCGCTATACGACAAAACCGGTGAACAGCATTACAACCTGATTTCGGCCTTCATTAAATCCATTCGCAATTCCGACGCCGACGCCACGGTGTACTGGCTGGCGCGAATGATCGAAGGCGGCGAAGACCCGATGTATATCGCTCGCCGCATCGTCCATCACGCTTCGGAAGACATCGGGTTGGCGGACCCGCAAGCGTTGCCGATAACGGTTGCTGCCATGCAAGCCACACATTTGATCGGATTGCCCGAAGCAAAATACGCGCTGGCCGAAGCGGCGATCTATTTAGCGCGCGCTCCCAAGTCCAACAAAGTCGCGATGGCGTATGAAACCGCCGCCGAAGACGCTCGCGTCACGCAAGCCGAACCCGTTCCGCTGCATTTGCGCAACGCGCCGACCGGGTTGATGAAAGGCTTGGGTTACGGCAAAGATTACAGGTACGCTCACGATTACGAAGACGCGAAAACCGATATGATTTGCTTGCCGGAGAAGTTGAAGGGAAAGACCTATTTTGAAAAGTAG